The Micromonospora sp. M71_S20 genome has a window encoding:
- a CDS encoding NAD(P)/FAD-dependent oxidoreductase yields the protein MTDRLDGSYDVVVIGGGAAGLSGALTLARVRRSVVVLDAGAPRNAPAEGVHGLLAREGMRPAELLDRGRVEVRGYGGRVVTGEVGAVARDDGGFTVTLADGRTVRARRLLVATGLVDELPDVPGLRERWGRDVLHCPYCHGWEVRDRAIGVLASGPLSVHQALLFRQLSADVTYFGHTMPPLTDEQAEQLAARGIAVVDGEVAALEIVDDRLVGVRLGDGTLVRREALAVSSRMMARAGFLSALGLRPAEHPAGIGEHVPSDATGRTDVPGVWVAGNVTDPAAQVGAAAAAGVFAAAQINADLVAEETRRAVAAHRDPLSGRSEAALCEQVVGDRRHGL from the coding sequence GTGACCGATCGGTTGGACGGCAGCTACGACGTGGTGGTGATCGGGGGTGGCGCCGCGGGGTTGAGCGGGGCGCTGACGTTGGCGCGGGTGCGGCGGTCGGTGGTGGTGCTCGACGCGGGCGCTCCGCGCAACGCCCCGGCCGAGGGCGTGCACGGGCTGCTGGCCCGCGAGGGGATGCGGCCGGCCGAGCTGCTGGACCGCGGCCGCGTGGAGGTCCGAGGCTACGGCGGCCGGGTGGTCACCGGCGAGGTCGGCGCCGTGGCTCGCGACGACGGCGGCTTCACGGTGACGCTGGCCGACGGTCGGACGGTCCGTGCGCGCCGGCTGCTGGTGGCCACCGGGCTGGTGGACGAGCTGCCGGACGTCCCGGGCCTGCGGGAGCGGTGGGGCAGGGACGTCCTGCACTGCCCGTACTGCCACGGCTGGGAGGTCCGCGACCGGGCCATCGGTGTGCTGGCCAGCGGTCCGCTGTCGGTGCACCAGGCGTTGCTGTTCCGGCAGTTGAGCGCCGACGTCACGTACTTCGGCCACACCATGCCGCCGCTCACCGACGAGCAGGCGGAGCAGCTGGCGGCCCGCGGCATCGCCGTGGTGGACGGCGAGGTGGCCGCCCTGGAGATCGTCGACGACCGCCTCGTGGGCGTACGGCTGGGCGACGGCACGCTCGTGCGCCGCGAGGCGCTGGCCGTCTCGTCGCGGATGATGGCGCGCGCCGGTTTCCTCTCGGCGCTCGGGCTGCGCCCGGCGGAACACCCGGCGGGGATCGGCGAGCACGTCCCCTCCGACGCGACGGGCCGCACCGACGTGCCCGGGGTGTGGGTCGCCGGCAACGTCACCGATCCGGCGGCCCAGGTCGGTGCCGCCGCGGCGGCCGGAGTGTTCGCGGCGGCCCAGATCAACGCCGATCTGGTCGCCGAGGAGACCCGACGGGCCGTCGCCGCCCACCGCGACCCGCTCTCCGGGAGGTCGGAGGCGGCCCTCTGCGAGCAGGTGGTGGGCGACCGTCGCCACGGCCTGTGA
- a CDS encoding helix-turn-helix domain-containing protein — protein MDDDLDQALGAVGPRLRTLRRQRETTLADLSAATGISVSTLSRLESGARRPTLELLLPLARAHGVTLDELVDAPSTGDPRIHLRPVTRHGMTMLPLTRRPGGIQAYKLVIPGGGRRAEPDPQTHEGYEWLYVLNGRLRVVLGDQDLVLTPGEAAEFDTRVPHWFGSADTEPVEFLSLFGRQGERAHLRARPRTQPPPPPPPPPPAPN, from the coding sequence ATGGACGACGACCTGGACCAGGCGCTCGGCGCGGTCGGGCCCCGGCTGCGCACGCTGCGCCGGCAGCGGGAAACCACCCTGGCCGACCTGTCGGCGGCGACCGGCATCTCGGTGAGCACGCTCTCCCGGCTGGAGTCCGGCGCCCGCCGGCCCACCCTCGAACTGCTCCTCCCGCTGGCCAGGGCGCACGGCGTCACGCTCGACGAACTCGTCGACGCCCCGTCCACCGGCGACCCGCGCATCCACCTGCGCCCGGTCACCCGCCACGGGATGACCATGCTGCCCCTGACCCGCCGGCCCGGCGGCATCCAGGCGTACAAGCTGGTGATCCCGGGCGGCGGTCGCAGGGCGGAGCCCGACCCGCAGACCCACGAGGGCTACGAGTGGCTCTACGTCCTCAACGGGCGGCTGCGGGTCGTCCTCGGCGACCAGGACCTCGTGCTCACGCCGGGAGAGGCGGCGGAGTTCGACACCCGTGTACCGCACTGGTTCGGGTCGGCCGACACCGAGCCGGTCGAGTTCCTCAGCCTCTTCGGCAGGCAGGGCGAACGCGCCCACCTACGCGCCCGCCCGAGGACCCAACCCCCACCCCCACCCCCACCCCCACCCCCCGCTCCCAACTGA
- a CDS encoding protein-tyrosine phosphatase family protein: protein MGDGRVWGEQSGVVVLPSGVEVRGRRIADAASPADFALLLAPGPAPAWPHRRIRWPDFWVPVDRADAVDALTEALRRAHGGERVEVTCRGGTGRTGTALAALAILDGLPPERAVDWVRATYRPRAVETPWQRRWLRRLT, encoded by the coding sequence ATGGGTGATGGGCGGGTGTGGGGCGAGCAGTCGGGTGTCGTCGTACTGCCCAGCGGGGTGGAGGTGCGGGGGCGGCGGATCGCGGACGCGGCGTCGCCCGCCGACTTCGCCCTGCTGCTGGCGCCCGGGCCGGCGCCCGCCTGGCCGCACCGGCGGATCCGATGGCCCGACTTCTGGGTTCCGGTCGACCGGGCGGACGCGGTCGACGCGCTGACCGAGGCGCTGCGCCGCGCCCACGGCGGCGAGCGGGTGGAGGTGACCTGCCGGGGCGGCACCGGGCGTACGGGCACCGCGCTGGCGGCGCTGGCGATCCTCGACGGGCTGCCGCCCGAGCGGGCCGTGGACTGGGTGCGCGCCACCTACCGCCCGCGGGCCGTGGAGACGCCCTGGCAGCGTCGCTGGCTGCGCCGCCTCACCTGA
- a CDS encoding MazG-like family protein: MTCRILKLTEEAGEAASAWIGLLGQNPRKGVTHSREDVAAELADVAYTALVAIESLGLDSRLVLDACARKARARVGPPPA, encoded by the coding sequence ATGACCTGCCGGATCCTCAAACTGACCGAGGAGGCGGGGGAGGCGGCGAGCGCCTGGATCGGTCTGCTCGGTCAGAACCCGCGCAAGGGTGTCACCCACAGCCGCGAGGACGTGGCGGCGGAACTGGCGGACGTCGCGTACACCGCGCTGGTCGCCATCGAGAGCCTCGGGTTGGACTCCCGTCTCGTGCTCGACGCGTGCGCCAGGAAGGCCCGCGCCCGCGTCGGACCGCCTCCCGCCTGA